A stretch of Macadamia integrifolia cultivar HAES 741 chromosome 7, SCU_Mint_v3, whole genome shotgun sequence DNA encodes these proteins:
- the LOC122085246 gene encoding probable purine permease 5 isoform X2, translating to MLSQGSSVPMEVDPSAKSEEEASAGPLGSFQGKLSKLSAMAWETYRRKPMSYWILLFISSGLMLVAFPASSLLSRLYYADGGKSKWIISWVAVAGWPLTALFLAPMYFLGNYKPTALTYKLTLSYIFLGFLSAADNLMYAWAYAYLPASTASLLAASSLVFSAVFGYFLVGNKLNSDSINAIVIITAAMVIIGLDSASDRYSNVSNRQYILGFIWDILGSALHGLIFALSELVFVKLLGRRSFHVVLEQQVMVSLIGFVFTTIGVVANRDFPEMKKEARSFKHGEGSYYMVLIWAAISFQLGVLGGTAVLYLASTVLAGVLNAVRVPLTSIAAVVLFHDPMSGFKILSLIITFWGFGSYMYGESTLRKGCTS from the exons ATGCTTTCTCAAGGAAGTTCTGTTCCCATGGAGGTCGATCCTTCCGCCAAATCAG AGGAAGAAGCATCAGCAGGACCTTTGGGTTCATTTCAGGGCAAGCTCTCCAAACTTAGTGCCATGGCTTGGGAAACATATAGAAGGAAGCCAATGTCATATTGGATTCTTCTATTTATAAGCAGCGGATTAATGCTTGTGGCTTTTCCTGCTTCCAGCCTCTTATCTCGTCTCTATTATGCTGATGGGGGCAAGAGCAAGTGGATCATCTCATGGGTGGCAGTTGCAGGGTGGCCTCTAACTGCTCTGTTCTTAGCTCCCATGTACTTTTTGGGTAACTACAAGCCTACTGCTCTCACCTACAAACTAACtctttcttacatttttttgggtttcttaagCGCTGCTGATAACCTTATGTATGCATGGGCTTATGCCTACCTCCCAGCATCAACTGCTTCTCTTCTAGCCGCATCCTCCCTTGTGTTCTCAGCTGTATTTGGGTATTTTCTAGtgggaaacaaattaaacagCGACTCAATAAACGCTATAGTTATCATAACTGCTGCCATGGTTATCATCGGCTTGGATTCAGCATCAGATAGATATAGCAATGTCAGCAACAGACAATATATCTTGGGATTCATCTGGGACATATTGGGATCTGCCCTCCATGGACTCATCTTTGCTCTTTCAGAACTAGTTTTTGTAAAGTTACTTGGAAGAAGATCATTCCATGTTGTGTTGGAGCAACAGGTCATGGTTTCTCTGATTGGTTTTGTGTTTACCACGATTGGAGTCGTTGCCAATAGAGATTTCCCGGAGATGAAAAAGGAAGCTAGAAGTTTCAAACATGGAGAAGGCTCATACTACATGGTTCTCATCTGGGCTGCTATTAGTTTCCAACTAGGTGTTTTGGGTGGCACTGCTGTGCTCTATTTGGCTTCCACTGTGCTGGCTGGTGTTCTTAATGCAGTTAGGGTTCCTCTAACAAGCATTGCAGCAGTTGTCCTGTTTCATGACCCTATGAGTGGTTTCAAGATCCTCTCATTGATCATTACATTTTGGGGATTTGGATCATACATGTATGGTGAATCCACTCTAAGGAAAGGGTGCACATCATAA
- the LOC122085246 gene encoding probable purine permease 5 isoform X3, with the protein MIDDTDSGENGPAEDCSSVKAEGESKFSMLSQGSSVPMEVDPSAKSEEEASAGPLGSFQGKLSKLSAMAWETYRRKPMSYWILLFISSGLMLVAFPASSLLSRLYYADGGKSKWIISWVAVAGWPLTALFLAPMYFLASTASLLAASSLVFSAVFGYFLVGNKLNSDSINAIVIITAAMVIIGLDSASDRYSNVSNRQYILGFIWDILGSALHGLIFALSELVFVKLLGRRSFHVVLEQQVMVSLIGFVFTTIGVVANRDFPEMKKEARSFKHGEGSYYMVLIWAAISFQLGVLGGTAVLYLASTVLAGVLNAVRVPLTSIAAVVLFHDPMSGFKILSLIITFWGFGSYMYGESTLRKGCTS; encoded by the exons ATGATAGATGACACAGATAGTGGGGAGAATGGACCGGCGGAGGATTGCTCGTCGGTAAAG GCAGAAGGAGAAAGTAAGTTTTCCATGCTTTCTCAAGGAAGTTCTGTTCCCATGGAGGTCGATCCTTCCGCCAAATCAG AGGAAGAAGCATCAGCAGGACCTTTGGGTTCATTTCAGGGCAAGCTCTCCAAACTTAGTGCCATGGCTTGGGAAACATATAGAAGGAAGCCAATGTCATATTGGATTCTTCTATTTATAAGCAGCGGATTAATGCTTGTGGCTTTTCCTGCTTCCAGCCTCTTATCTCGTCTCTATTATGCTGATGGGGGCAAGAGCAAGTGGATCATCTCATGGGTGGCAGTTGCAGGGTGGCCTCTAACTGCTCTGTTCTTAGCTCCCATGTACTTTTTGG CATCAACTGCTTCTCTTCTAGCCGCATCCTCCCTTGTGTTCTCAGCTGTATTTGGGTATTTTCTAGtgggaaacaaattaaacagCGACTCAATAAACGCTATAGTTATCATAACTGCTGCCATGGTTATCATCGGCTTGGATTCAGCATCAGATAGATATAGCAATGTCAGCAACAGACAATATATCTTGGGATTCATCTGGGACATATTGGGATCTGCCCTCCATGGACTCATCTTTGCTCTTTCAGAACTAGTTTTTGTAAAGTTACTTGGAAGAAGATCATTCCATGTTGTGTTGGAGCAACAGGTCATGGTTTCTCTGATTGGTTTTGTGTTTACCACGATTGGAGTCGTTGCCAATAGAGATTTCCCGGAGATGAAAAAGGAAGCTAGAAGTTTCAAACATGGAGAAGGCTCATACTACATGGTTCTCATCTGGGCTGCTATTAGTTTCCAACTAGGTGTTTTGGGTGGCACTGCTGTGCTCTATTTGGCTTCCACTGTGCTGGCTGGTGTTCTTAATGCAGTTAGGGTTCCTCTAACAAGCATTGCAGCAGTTGTCCTGTTTCATGACCCTATGAGTGGTTTCAAGATCCTCTCATTGATCATTACATTTTGGGGATTTGGATCATACATGTATGGTGAATCCACTCTAAGGAAAGGGTGCACATCATAA
- the LOC122083659 gene encoding chorismate mutase 2, with translation MIGLETVPRFKASERSYVELEKWERKGKPVDIIEHPLITAPFMATAVAFSDESSVSFTKNETSGSSTDALTLESIRQSLIRQEDTIVFSLIERAKFPLNSPAYNESSLEIPGFCGSLVQYVVKETEAIQAKIGRYESLEEHPFFPDDLPKPVVTPYNYPQVLHSAAASININKIIWDMYFNKLLPLFVAEGNDGNYGPTAAADLDCLQALSRRIHYGKFVAEAKFRDAPQDYGPAIRAQDKDALMKLLTFESVEEMVKRRVEKKAMVFGQDVTLDDKGDNGKYKIDPSIVSRLYGEWVMPLTKDVQVLYLLRRLD, from the exons ATGATTGGACTCGAGACTGTCCCAAGATTCAAGGCTTCAGAGAGAAGTTATGTGGAGCTGGAAAAGtgggaaagaaagggaaaaccaGTAGACATTATCGAACACCCTTTAATCACTGCTCCTTTCATGGCTACCGCCGTTGCCTTTTCGGACGAGTCTTCTGTGAG TTTCACGAAGAATGAGACCTCTGGTTCTTCAACAGACGCATTGACTCTGGAATCAATTAGACAGTCTTTGATTCGACAGGAAGATACCATTGTCTTCAGTCTCATCGAGAGGGCAAAGTTTCCTCTTAATTCTCCGGCTTACAATGAATCTTCATTGGAAATTCCCGGGTTTTGTGGATCTTTGGTTCAATATGTCGTCAAGGAAACAGAGGCGATACAAGCCAAG ATTGGTAGATATGAAAGCCTAGAAGAGCATCCTTTCTTCCCAGATGATTTACCAAAGCCAGTGGTGACCCCTTACAACTACCCACAG GTATTGCACAGTGCAGCAGCTTCCATCAACATAAATAAGATCATATGGGATATGTATTTCAACaaacttcttcctctttttgttGCTGAAGGCAATGATGGAAACTATGGTCCTACTGCAGCAGCTGATCTGGATTGTTTGCAG GCCTTGTCTAGACGGATCCACTATGGAAAATTTGTAGCTGAGGCTAAGTTCAGAGATGCTCCACAGGACTATGGGCCTGCAATTCGTGCTCAG GACAAAGATGCTTTGATGAAACTGTTGACATTTGAGAGTGTTGAAGAGATGGTGAAGAGGAGGGTTGAGAAGAAGGCCATGGTGTTTGGGCAGGATGTGACCCTCGATGACAAGGGGGACAATGGGAAGTACAAGATCGATCCATCCATAGTTTCTCGCCTCTATGGAGAATGGGTGATGCCTCTAACTAAGGATGTTCAAGTTCTATACCTCCTCCGGCGCCTGGACTGA
- the LOC122085246 gene encoding probable purine permease 5 isoform X1 yields the protein MIDDTDSGENGPAEDCSSVKAEGESKFSMLSQGSSVPMEVDPSAKSEEEASAGPLGSFQGKLSKLSAMAWETYRRKPMSYWILLFISSGLMLVAFPASSLLSRLYYADGGKSKWIISWVAVAGWPLTALFLAPMYFLGNYKPTALTYKLTLSYIFLGFLSAADNLMYAWAYAYLPASTASLLAASSLVFSAVFGYFLVGNKLNSDSINAIVIITAAMVIIGLDSASDRYSNVSNRQYILGFIWDILGSALHGLIFALSELVFVKLLGRRSFHVVLEQQVMVSLIGFVFTTIGVVANRDFPEMKKEARSFKHGEGSYYMVLIWAAISFQLGVLGGTAVLYLASTVLAGVLNAVRVPLTSIAAVVLFHDPMSGFKILSLIITFWGFGSYMYGESTLRKGCTS from the exons ATGATAGATGACACAGATAGTGGGGAGAATGGACCGGCGGAGGATTGCTCGTCGGTAAAG GCAGAAGGAGAAAGTAAGTTTTCCATGCTTTCTCAAGGAAGTTCTGTTCCCATGGAGGTCGATCCTTCCGCCAAATCAG AGGAAGAAGCATCAGCAGGACCTTTGGGTTCATTTCAGGGCAAGCTCTCCAAACTTAGTGCCATGGCTTGGGAAACATATAGAAGGAAGCCAATGTCATATTGGATTCTTCTATTTATAAGCAGCGGATTAATGCTTGTGGCTTTTCCTGCTTCCAGCCTCTTATCTCGTCTCTATTATGCTGATGGGGGCAAGAGCAAGTGGATCATCTCATGGGTGGCAGTTGCAGGGTGGCCTCTAACTGCTCTGTTCTTAGCTCCCATGTACTTTTTGGGTAACTACAAGCCTACTGCTCTCACCTACAAACTAACtctttcttacatttttttgggtttcttaagCGCTGCTGATAACCTTATGTATGCATGGGCTTATGCCTACCTCCCAGCATCAACTGCTTCTCTTCTAGCCGCATCCTCCCTTGTGTTCTCAGCTGTATTTGGGTATTTTCTAGtgggaaacaaattaaacagCGACTCAATAAACGCTATAGTTATCATAACTGCTGCCATGGTTATCATCGGCTTGGATTCAGCATCAGATAGATATAGCAATGTCAGCAACAGACAATATATCTTGGGATTCATCTGGGACATATTGGGATCTGCCCTCCATGGACTCATCTTTGCTCTTTCAGAACTAGTTTTTGTAAAGTTACTTGGAAGAAGATCATTCCATGTTGTGTTGGAGCAACAGGTCATGGTTTCTCTGATTGGTTTTGTGTTTACCACGATTGGAGTCGTTGCCAATAGAGATTTCCCGGAGATGAAAAAGGAAGCTAGAAGTTTCAAACATGGAGAAGGCTCATACTACATGGTTCTCATCTGGGCTGCTATTAGTTTCCAACTAGGTGTTTTGGGTGGCACTGCTGTGCTCTATTTGGCTTCCACTGTGCTGGCTGGTGTTCTTAATGCAGTTAGGGTTCCTCTAACAAGCATTGCAGCAGTTGTCCTGTTTCATGACCCTATGAGTGGTTTCAAGATCCTCTCATTGATCATTACATTTTGGGGATTTGGATCATACATGTATGGTGAATCCACTCTAAGGAAAGGGTGCACATCATAA